A DNA window from Undibacterium sp. YM2 contains the following coding sequences:
- a CDS encoding HD-GYP domain-containing protein has translation MSDDSQLIVIDQIRIGMFIKLDLSWFQHSFPMNSFKITSQHQIDDLIALKLKHVRYIPSKSDPVAAKPLNTPHAAPASLPDTAPKKVYASIMDAKRARFEKLQKQRDEIARCEEKFVQAASVVKNINRLIFSRPKETIIEAGKLVDSMSEVLLSGNDTVMHLIQQTAGNEELYFHTLNVSVLAMMLANEMKCSDEMIREIGIASLFHDLGKVNVPEHIVNKTEPLTRPEQNFFELHPEYGVEVGKKAGLPPVVLDVIAQHHEFMDGSGYPRQLKGDAISMHTRIVTIANVYDNLCNHNDPKQSLTPHEALSTMYAHRRSQFDAAIMATLVKSLGVYPPGTLVRLSNEAVGLVMNVNVGKPLRPRVLVYDAEIPKEDAIILDLAEESKELSINASIRPGLLPRAIFNYLNPRKRVNYYFDSQSKKTQGGPIPGQK, from the coding sequence ATGTCTGATGATAGCCAGCTAATTGTGATTGATCAGATCCGGATTGGAATGTTCATCAAACTCGACCTGAGTTGGTTCCAGCATTCTTTTCCGATGAATTCGTTCAAGATCACCAGTCAACATCAGATTGACGACCTGATCGCGCTCAAGCTCAAGCACGTACGCTATATCCCGTCCAAGTCTGATCCTGTCGCTGCCAAGCCGCTTAATACTCCCCACGCTGCACCTGCCAGCTTGCCCGATACCGCACCCAAAAAGGTGTACGCCAGCATCATGGATGCCAAGCGTGCCCGATTTGAAAAACTGCAAAAGCAGCGCGATGAAATCGCCCGCTGTGAAGAAAAATTCGTGCAGGCTGCCAGCGTGGTCAAAAATATCAACCGCCTGATTTTTTCCAGACCCAAAGAAACCATCATCGAAGCAGGCAAGCTGGTCGATAGCATGTCAGAAGTGCTACTCAGCGGCAACGACACCGTCATGCACCTGATACAACAGACAGCGGGCAATGAGGAATTGTATTTTCATACATTGAATGTTTCTGTGCTGGCGATGATGCTGGCCAATGAAATGAAATGCAGCGATGAAATGATCAGGGAAATAGGTATTGCCTCTCTGTTCCATGATCTGGGCAAGGTCAACGTGCCTGAGCATATCGTTAACAAGACAGAGCCACTGACCAGGCCCGAGCAAAATTTCTTTGAGCTACATCCTGAATATGGGGTTGAGGTTGGCAAGAAGGCAGGCTTGCCACCAGTGGTGCTGGACGTGATTGCCCAGCATCATGAATTCATGGATGGTAGCGGCTACCCTCGTCAGTTGAAGGGAGACGCAATCAGCATGCATACGCGTATTGTGACGATCGCCAATGTGTACGATAATTTGTGCAATCACAATGACCCCAAGCAGTCATTGACCCCGCATGAAGCCTTATCGACCATGTATGCACACAGGCGTTCACAGTTTGATGCTGCCATCATGGCTACCCTGGTGAAGAGCCTGGGGGTATATCCACCTGGTACTCTGGTCAGATTATCAAATGAGGCCGTTGGTCTGGTCATGAACGTGAATGTAGGCAAGCCCTTGCGGCCACGCGTGCTGGTGTATGACGCCGAGATTCCCAAGGAAGATGCAATCATTCTGGATCTCGCAGAAGAGAGTAAGGAATTATCCATCAATGCCAGCATCAGGCCAGGTCTATTGCCCAGGGCAATCTTCAATTACCTGAATCCGCGCAAAAGGGTTAATTATTATTTTGACTCACAATCGAAGAAAACACAGGGTGGCCCTATACCAGGCCAGAAATAG
- the hemP gene encoding hemin uptake protein HemP, whose protein sequence is MTTNDAIHQDADLSDAAVATRKTVATNHASKEVPRIKSGDLMQQKRELEIDHAGRIYRLRITQLNKLILTA, encoded by the coding sequence ATGACTACAAATGATGCTATTCACCAGGATGCTGATCTATCCGATGCAGCAGTAGCGACAAGAAAAACTGTTGCAACGAATCATGCTTCAAAAGAAGTGCCGCGTATCAAGAGCGGTGACTTGATGCAGCAAAAGCGTGAGTTGGAAATTGATCATGCGGGTCGCATTTACCGACTGCGCATTACGCAACTGAACAAGCTGATATTGACAGCCTGA
- the asd gene encoding archaetidylserine decarboxylase (Phosphatidylserine decarboxylase is synthesized as a single chain precursor. Generation of the pyruvoyl active site from a Ser is coupled to cleavage of a Gly-Ser bond between the larger (beta) and smaller (alpha chains). It is an integral membrane protein.) produces MSDRLAVLPQYLMPKQALTVFAGKVASAKAGKLTTSLIRWFVGKYNVNMQEAANPDIASYASFNEFFTRPLREGARPLASSALLCPVDGAISQFGPIQKDQIFQAKGHSYSTTALVGGDSKLASLFEDGSFATLYLSPRDYHRIHMPCDGRLTRMIYVPGALFSVNPTTARGVPGLFARNERVVCVFESAFGPFVLTLVGATIVGSMATTWHGIVNPPRSAEVREWRYDDQQIKLKKGEEMGKFLLGSTVVMLFPKGTAEFNPAWSPAKAISMGEAMAEHPAR; encoded by the coding sequence GTGTCCGATCGCCTTGCCGTCCTGCCCCAATATTTAATGCCCAAACAGGCACTGACCGTGTTTGCCGGTAAAGTTGCCAGTGCCAAGGCAGGCAAGCTCACCACCAGCCTGATACGCTGGTTTGTCGGCAAATACAATGTGAATATGCAGGAAGCGGCCAATCCTGACATCGCCAGCTATGCCAGCTTCAATGAATTTTTCACCCGCCCGCTGCGGGAAGGTGCCCGCCCTCTCGCCAGCAGCGCCCTGTTATGTCCTGTCGATGGCGCTATCAGCCAGTTCGGACCTATACAAAAAGACCAGATATTCCAGGCCAAAGGGCATAGCTATAGCACTACCGCCCTGGTCGGTGGCGACAGCAAGCTGGCCTCACTGTTTGAAGATGGCAGCTTTGCCACTCTGTACCTGAGCCCGCGCGACTACCACCGTATACATATGCCTTGCGATGGCCGTCTGACGCGCATGATCTATGTGCCAGGAGCATTGTTCTCGGTTAATCCAACCACGGCACGCGGTGTGCCCGGCTTGTTTGCCCGCAATGAACGCGTGGTATGTGTATTTGAATCCGCCTTTGGTCCTTTTGTACTGACGCTCGTAGGTGCCACCATCGTCGGCAGCATGGCCACTACCTGGCATGGCATCGTCAACCCACCCCGCAGTGCCGAGGTGCGCGAGTGGCGCTACGATGACCAGCAAATCAAGCTAAAAAAGGGCGAAGAAATGGGCAAGTTCCTGCTTGGTTCAACCGTAGTCATGCTCTTCCCCAAAGGGACGGCGGAGTTCAACCCGGCCTGGTCTCCTGCCAAGGCGATCAGCATGGGTGAAGCCATGGCTGAACATCCTGCCAGATAA